Below is a genomic region from Helianthus annuus cultivar XRQ/B chromosome 2, HanXRQr2.0-SUNRISE, whole genome shotgun sequence.
acctcaattcgatccgaggtcctacattcctgttccaacacagccacaaccacaacctcaacaacaacaacagcaagctcactatacaagcaatcctcaacctcaaccccaaagtcatcacacaatccgagtcgacaactcaaatctttcacaccttagcattgaagttgctaaggaacatatggaaattatcaacaccatggtcagcgcatactgtggtttggtagctggtcagcttggaaacatcaacatgaccaatgaagattatgatcagatcgacaaggaagaaatggagttgatggatattaaatgggcttttgctagtgcggttagaagggcaaaagatttcatggcacgaactggaagaacttcgttggaaggaaagaaaaacacgaagtatgggtttgatattaatgccgtcacgtgctttaactgtggcgagaaagggcactttaaacgtgagtgcactcgaccaacaaaacacggcaatcacaaccctttcagaaaccagacaaatgtgaatgcccaacaagaaaaccgtgaacggaggatggtggcagtgaacaacaatcagggacagcctggaactaccaatcacaatcgggctttggctgttcaagctgatgaaggctgtgactggtcagtgcagtttggtgaaggtgatcagggaagtggaactgctttgtatgctaaggtcatcgagcatgttcataaagaagaatcttctggaagcgatgacagttctggttattctggaagttcggatgaagaaggctctgtttctggggataatcactcagagcctgatgagaaggaggaagaaggtgaagatattcaggatcttctgaatgaagctgatgagcttaaatgtcagaagtcaattctgattaggaaggctgctgctacatcaacggaaatggaaaagctattttctgaagatggagctttttcttttcaaactgcctttatggcaaatggttcagcctctactagtcaggtaacttctgaacctcctgctcctagtatttgtaaatcatgtgcagagatgaagcttgaatcagaaaagcttcatagtcataaccagaatttggttattgaactgtcgaaatgcaaagaggcaaacatggctttaactcggaatgaaaaagaatttaaatctgtaatagaaactttaaagaaaaatgtgtccgaggttaacaaagtagtttaccacaagcaagtgagtataaatgaatatattaacattgtggaagaaactaaaaagcaattagccattgcccaatgcgaacatgatgcgatcaaacagaaattggatagttattctaactcccaatttgtgcttgatcacatcatcgatgttcaacaactaaagggaaatcagaaaggcatagggtataacaaatgtccaccccctttgatgaacaactataccaagatgcctgatgaggaagaaatgcctcggtatgaacccagtgtgcctcttgatgttgaggagtttacTACTGGgcttgggttcaaaccggacaattcttcaaacacagcccctaaggaacaagaaacttcaccatccatgaaacaaagtcctccaattatcgaggactatgagacatcggatgatgaatcagaagtggctgtaagtgatcaggataaatcacttagcaagatgaaaggagtagatattccacgagagaatcacatcctttgtgatcctgatactcctgaggttccatctgtcaagaagcaagtgattgatcctgtcaaggttgataagacaggtgtgtctactgttaaaagcagtaatgtgttgtacactttggttggagataataaaatctactcagatcatgtttttccaattaaaaatgtaaataaatctttgattgacaaagtctttgaagacaatacaaacaaatttttgggaaaaacacttccgggaattgtggtaacacaatgtgatccaattcctaaggctgagattaggaaacagtttggtaatcaaaaatctccaaccactcaacaaccgactgcttctaagggtaaacaacaacaacgagctccaaagccaaaggctaaggttgaatcaaaaggagctcgttacacaaagaaaggaaaagatgttaaatttgtagcatcaaaaggtacagataaaattgagacttttgaaaacaaatcaaacactgattttgtacaacaagtcaagattttgaaacgtaacagtgataacaattacacgcaacacacaaacgggtgtgatgaaagagcaagtacctcaggttctacaagttcaacatctggtagtcgatcaagttctcctaagtctgttgaaaggagaacttgtttcaaatgtggagaaattgggcacattatcagaaactgcccaaatgctccaaagaagaaattggttgaaaaggctccacctgaaacagttcaccctcaacgtcggtcagtttcacctaaacaagataaacgaactgtaaaagaacaagaaactaaacaacgacgtaagaacatgaaaactgttgaaaaagctttaaaatatGAAGTTAAAGCAGTGCAAAAGGAATCAAGTGTGTCACAatctgtaaaaccagaatcttcaaaaactggtaggcacagacaaacttggttacctaagtcgggtgacaattcagggggagcagttgttcttaaaaatcatcaagagatcgagctcacgtttcgtgatgccaagggacgacccaagaccactaaggattgggtccccattctcaactgatgtatttaattgacatgtgcaggatgttctaggaggaactattaatagtcattggattgttgatagtggagcatccaggcacatgactggcgacttacggctcctgtatgacgtgagaaatattagaggagggtatgttgcttttgcgggtgataaaggtgggtacatcactggagaaggaagtatctccaatggtatcgtgtgctttgataagatcaattatgtgaagcaaattgatcacaatcttctgagtgtgtcgcaaatctgcgataaaaagttctcagtgatttttgatgacgctggctgctatgtgctgaaacctggattcaaaattccacaagaatggattctcttatcggctccgagagttaatgatctttatattctcgatatgagccaggcaattactacatctgcacaagtcacttgctttgtctcaaaagccacagaaaaggagtctatatcttggcacagaagaatgggacacattcacttgagaaagatgaaccatttggtgaaaaataatcttgtgaatggtgtgcctgtaagaagttttcatctacaagatatctgtgtctcgtgccaaaaagggaagcaaacaaagaagtctcaccctttgaagaaaatcaacactgtcagcatgcctctcgaacgtcttcatatggacctttttggacctatgaagcacaagacaacgtttggtgatgcctattgtttagtagttactgatgactactctagattttcttgggtatcttttatggcacacaagagtgaaactcctggcatcctcaaggatcttcttacaatgttggagaatctctatacgttgaaagtgaaaaggatccgaagcgacaatggaactgaattcaagaatcaagttatggatgagttttgtacttctaaaggcattcttcatgagtacagttctcgttatactccacaacaaaatggtgtcgctgagaggaagaatcggacgattatagaaactgcaagaacaatgttagtagagtcggaactccctattcaattctggggagaggctgtatcggctgcttgctacacgttgaacagagttcttacagtaaagagacatggcaagacttgcttcgaactccttcagaaaaggaaaccggatctttcttaccttgaaccgtttggtgctccttgtactatgattgagccggatggaaagtttggtgcacgagctatcgagggtttcttccttggatatgctactccgaattttcgtgtttggaatctagctaccaaaaagattgagctttggagcgaagttagggttcaaaggtacacgagtcctgttagggctccgggtgatccgtggatgttcgattacgatgggctatttgactcctttaatctgccaacctttgacgaagaatcagcagctgctcgaatgttgttggaaagtgacaacgctgctgtctcgccattggttagacctattgttgttgaccctcaagcttctttgtcagtcaacaatatggttcaaaatgaggtttatgaagatgctgctgattataatgactcttctgaagatgatgaatatcatgatgcagccgaaggatcttcagctccagctgctcctgttcaaggtgcctctggtgatacacctcatacgcagaatgtagacactgctgaagggaatgcatccacctctaaccacattcctggtgtggagttggttgttgatcttaatcttaccaatttgggtatcaatgctcgtgtgccagataatcctgaaatgaggattcacgatacccatccccagcagaacataataggagatgtccatcgcggtgtgcagacgcgtaatcagctgagaaacaaccggaatgctggtttgtattcagctataagagaatctggtcaacaaaatgactggtccttcgcgtgttacgtgtcacaagaagaaccaaagtcgtggaaagaagcattgaaagatagtgcttgggttgaagccatgcaggaagaattacagcaatttcacaagctgggtgtttggaagcttgttgaaaaacctgagaactacaagaagattggcactcgatgggtcttcaaatgcaagaaagacgaccgtggagtggttattcgaaacaaagctcgtttagtcgttcaaggttttcgacagatagaagggatcgactataacgaagtctatgcaccagttgcacgtctggaagctattcggatctttctggcttatgcctcattcaaaggattcaaggtttaccagatggacgtcaaaagtgcattcttacatggtgtggttgaagaagaggtatatgtcgaacagcctccaggttttgaagatcctgttcatcccgatcgggtttggttgctcaacaaagctctctatggtcttcatcaagcgccacgagcttggtatgcaaccttatctacatatctgctggagaacggttttcgaagaggtcttatcgattgtactctcttcatcaaagaacaagatggagatcttcttctggtacaggtatatgttgatgatattatttttggttctactaatgatgttttgtgtaggaatttcgagtgcatcatgcaggataagttcgagatgagtgctatgggggaaatgaatttctttttgggtctacaagtgcaacaaacagagtctgggatattcatccatcagactaaatatgttggagacatcttgagccggttccagatgtccgatgcaacgcccattggtaccccattgccaactaatcacggaataactcctgacttgaagggtgaacctgttagcccttcatactatcgcgcaatgatcgtatcccttatgtacctcacagcatcaaggccagatataatgtacccaacgtgcctacttgccagatatcaagttaatccgaaggcctcacatcttgcagctgtcaaaaggatttttcgttatttgaaggcttaccccgacaccggtctgtggtatcctagggataataactttgacttggtcgcattcagtgattctgattttggcggatgcaaaatcgacggcaaatccacaacggctggatgtcagtttttaggaaatcgcctagtcacatggcagtgcaagaagcagacgtgtgtcgctacatcaacatgcgaagctgaatacattgttgcctcaagttgttgctcccaagttctttggatccaacaacaattgcgggactacggttttgaattcctaactactcctatttacgttgataattctgctgctttagatatcactaaaaatcctgtgcagcattcaaagaccaaacacatcgaaatcaaatatcacttcatacgtgattgctttgagaaaaggctaatcgatgttgttaaggtccacaccgatgaccaacgtgccgacttatttaccaaagcttttgacaaatctagatttgacttcttattattggtaaatggcattaaggtcaagcaagagtaaaccaacatcggaaaatcatttttgtaaatatctttgtgtgtttttaactttatcttagtttattgattttagggggagtaaatcctaaaattggaaaatccaaaaacatcgaaaaatttcaaaaacacaaaaacaatagaaaaacaaaaatgagtttcctggagagcaaaagagaaaatgatagtacatcagtggtctatccaaacctctttaaaccttaaatgtaaaacgataagcagctctatataagatgtatcggtaggctcacaatcattttaaagtgtgcagggtgatataaatcttaatcgactgaagaccaggtgggaaccactcattggcatatggtcttagtaccgaaatttcgtttgatagattgccgaggttctgagatattcggtctttatgttgcttatcatctgggtatcatggttgtatcttttaccgaaaaataacggggacgcaagtctagatcttccatgatactatacatacgtgtacatattacatactgcattcgacctcaataagtgataaacaatcacatgtccaaatcaaataagtgataaaatatcacatttatccgggtgtcaagttcgtctctctgctgtacggaagtactgacctgttcacggacttgcacctgtgccctcatgcatatgaaaatcaagttcctcatcaataagtgattatatcacaaagggcttgttttcaattcaaaataagtgagtatctcacattttatacggtcaaacagatgataatcggtatactcaccggtaagatgaactctcgtgcataccttgatacgggaatgtgtcgtgatgtggatgaacaccggtcggtaagtataaatcataccttaacgtatcccctcgccatgattacatctgataagttgagcttaagtggacaacaataccgataattgttataggatgcttatcttaatgataactaactgaacaacaagagtgttttggcatgaccgtacactgatatgattctcttaccctcgatactcgcaaaaagaatgtctgtatatagttatttactgcttaacttttattgtttttcttttaaacagtttcgtcgtttggtgcatatcagcacgacattagcggtgatgtcgtttgataacactcaaaggattttaaattgttgtcttttaatttcaaaaacacgcctaaaatctgtgttttaatataaactttataaaagccaaaaagattttatttctgctttattttcgatcgtacgatgttggagctcaagtcttcgttcctgaaacctgaacgaaaaccgaattgactaaatcttcataaacggtcgaaatctgcaagttttgaaagttaaaggctaaaattgacaaatttgttaaactttcaaactgtcggacggtggttgattatgacatggtcattcgtgtatCACTTGgttatactaactatattccaagcagttgttctcattacgcgtttagatttcttgcatgtgcagattctaaaggctaggagaacatggtcgatgacaagctctggaatgaagacacgacgagaaggcgctcaaaagatgaagatgatcgagttgccgctggccatcatcaacaccacaaggatctcacttcataaagttaaagtatttcacgagcataactcaaggtggagcttatgttaagggggagtttgtcaacacacttcctacatgatacgggtagtttgttgatacactctctgctttcaagacgtgaagactttgaagatcctccgacattgaagacttgaaagaacatcagagttttggtaactcgaagaccaaagaccgtcgaagttcgagacgagtctacaactatagaagataaagacaaagctacagccaagggggagtttgttggtgcacttgtgtctgtactttgtctgtattcggtctatatgtaaacgatgtccaagttagtcttgtaagtttgaccaagtcaactatcctcctagtttgacttggccaaacagttggTAAATATTGAATGATGTTCTCtgtcgaaggatagcctcgaaggatactgttgatccttcgaggtggacgaaagatatgcttcgaatgcttagacctcgaaaggtgatctttcgaggtccctgctgatctttcgagtgacttgtcttcgatagatgatccttcggaccatctatcggatccttcgaccagacatcataggctgggtatatatatacccatgcagtgtagtgtgaaaggTGTGAGACACAAAGAGGCACACAGGCAGACAGaaagagagttgagagcattctgtccgaaacacacacacacacacactttgagagtttgcaaactgattgtaaacattgtgcttgtaaccggaaactttctacgcattaatacaagtggtgttaatcgttgagtcttgtgtgttcttgtgtttgttcttgcatcatcccggtttgctcgctagcttggattccgcactcgctactgagtttgtataacaaggtttaggtttgttctcgatcctccgagaaaagggacctacacacatgtgtaaattttctttattttcgAATTCACAAAAATGTaaacgtgtaaatttaatttctaacattgtattcgaataataatgataagtgtacaAAGAAATTTTGAAtctgaattgtttttgaccaagttctcgtgtttttttcattcgttctcacggttctcgtcatatttagcgttctcatttaaactctcCCCTATAAACCAATACCTATATGTAAACTTTTAAAGTGGTGATAAATTAATAACTACGAAATTATGATAGGTAAGCACAAACATTGGAAGTTTGAATTTATTATCATAACAAAGCAGAGAAACGACATTTTTAATGTCCACGTTAGTACTATGATTTCCATGAGGACAGAAGTGGATTATCTAAAATACAACGATAGATGTGTGATCCCTTTACATAAACCCAAATTTCCAACCTATTTATGTAGTTAAAGAAAGCATGCCTCAAGCGGTGGTTGAGAAGTAATACACTACACACCGTCCAAAATCCGATAGCAAAACCAGTTGCCCCACCAATACAAAACCATCTCTCAAATTCATCCGTGCCTTCACCTTCTACCTCAGTTTGATCAACAAGGGGTGGGACATCTAACTCTTCATCTCCATGGCAATATTTGCTTAGTGGAGGTCCACATAGTCCATCATTTCTGGTGTACCTTGAAGGCTCAAAGGATTGGAGTTGAGTGCTAGATGGAATTCTCCCTGACAAGTTATTATACGACACATCTAAATAATTTAATAAAGTCATCTGAGACATTTCTGTCGGCAATCCTCCTGAAAGATTGTTTCTAGATAGATCTAAAATTTGAAGTTCTTTCATCAGACCAATTTTTGATGGAATCTCTCCATTGAGAGTGTTCATTGACAGATCCAGTGCAATTAGTTTATGGAGATCAGTTAGTTCATCTGGGATTTTTCCTGTTAGATTGTTTCTAGATAAATTGATAATCTTCACTAATCCTAGATTGCTACTAAATTCCCTTACATTTCCTTGCCAATGGAGCATCATACGATCAACAATCTCTTCGCTAAAGTCAAACCTTTGGGAAGAAGAATAACTTACAATTTGGTGAGCTGAAAATTCTTCTTGAACCATGGCAGTGATATTACTAAGACAAGCAGGGATACTTCCATAGAGGTTATTAATGGACAAGTCCAGAATTTGTAGCTTTACTAATTGACATAATTGTAAAGGGACGGCTCCAGAGAAGTTGTTTGATGTTAGGCTAAGAGCATATAACGATGATAACTTTTCCCCAATCCAAAAAGGCAGATTACCATAAAACCTATTGGCCCCCAAATGCAAGAAAAGTAAATTAGTGCAATTCTGCAATGACAAAGGCAATTCTCCAGAGAACTTGTTATTGTTTATATACAACGCCTCAAGATTGATTAAAGATCCAATGGAAGTAGGAAGCTTGAATAGTTTGTTGTATCCAAGATTAAGAACTCTTAGTTTTCTGAAATGCCACAAGCAATTTGGGATTTGTCCAGTCAATGAATTGCTTGATAGATCAAGAAAAAGTAAAGGACTATCGACAATTTGGCACAAAAAGGAGATTCTTCCATAAAATTGATTTTTGGAAAGGTCTAACCATCTCACGGTGGATGGAACATTTGGTATAGGACCATAAAAGTTGTTGGAACTCAAGTCAATCATCTCAACACTGGACATGTTTGACATGTGGGCTTTGGAAATTACTCCTCCGAGTGAGTTGTTTGAAAGATCTACACTCATAATATTTGATTTTCCAATGTTTTCAAAGATTCCACCTTTCAGAGAATTggaaaaaaggaaaagaaaacgAAGATTGGGTAGTTCCCATACTTTCTCGCTTATAGTTCCATTTAACTTATTGTTGGAAAAACTCAAATATTGAAGGGATGGAAAATTTTGGATATCATCAGACAATGGCCCTGTGAATTGGTTATGTGAAGCTACCAACTCTTCTAACGTAACAGAAGTGCATCCCGTcaagtttttcaagaaatcagGAAATTTGACAGACAGTGAGTTTCTACTAATAAATAAAGACGTCAAACTACATAGATTTCCAAGGTATTTGGAAATCCAATCTAATTTGTTGCTATAGATAGAAAGTACTTCAAGTCTATTGCTAGTTAGTGGGAGCAACCAATCATACATGGATGAGTTGAGATTGTTTACTTCGAGATAAAGGTTAACAATAGATGAAGAAGAATTGACAAGGGAAAAAGAATATGGATGCACGACATGTGAAAGGTTGCATCCCCCAAAACGTAAAGATGACAATTTTTTAAGGCTTAGAATCACATTCACCCAGTTATCTGCTTTGCTCAAAGTAATACGTGACATGTGAAGATACTCCAACCGAGACATATGAGACAACCAATCTAAGTTTTTAACGGCACAACCACTTAGGAATTCAAGTGAAAGCCCATGCAAGTTTGTGAGGTTTCCAAGTTCTGGAGGAATTGTTCCAGTAAAATTATTCCACCCAAGGTCAAGATACCTTAGCTGAGTCATGGAACCGATGAACATGGGAATGGTTCCATTAAAAGAATTTCCAGAAAGGTCCAGGTCATTCAGGTAACTTAAGTTAAGCAAGGAAGGGCTAATCTTACCTTCAAGACCAGAGCGCAAGTAAAGCTTTGTGACATGACCTGTTTGGTTATTGCACGTGACCCCTCTCCATTTACAACAATCATTGGTTTCTTCTTCATCATTTGCCCATGTAGAGAGAATGCCACGGGGATCTTTATGAATGTATGCTTTGAAATGAAGAAGAGCATCTCTCTCCTTATCAGAACACTTATAATTACCATATCCTTCTCCTCCCGTAGCTGCTAACAATTGATGGCGAAGGGGAGTGGAAGTTGCAGTTTTTAACCATGACAACATAAGTgacaaaacaaaaaagaaaacaaattgATAAGTTTTTT
It encodes:
- the LOC110901042 gene encoding receptor-like protein EIX1 isoform X1, giving the protein MMGYHNATGGEGYGNYKCSDKERDALLHFKAYIHKDPRGILSTWANDEEETNDCCKWRGVTCNNQTGHVTKLYLRSGLEGKISPSLLNLSYLNDLDLSGNSFNGTIPMFIGSMTQLRYLDLGWNNFTGTIPPELGNLTNLHGLSLEFLSGCAVKNLDWLSHMSRLEYLHMSRITLSKADNWVNVILSLKKLSSLRFGGCNLSHVVHPYSFSLVNSSSSIVNLYLEVNNLNSSMYDWLLPLTSNRLEVLSIYSNKLDWISKYLGNLCSLTSLFISRNSLSVKFPDFLKNLTGCTSVTLEELVASHNQFTGPLSDDIQNFPSLQYLSFSNNKLNGTISEKVWELPNLRFLFLFSNSLKGGIFENIGKSNIMSVDLSNNSLGGVISKAHMSNMSSVEMIDLSSNNFYGPIPNVPSTVRWLDLSKNQFYGRISFLCQIVDSPLLFLDLSSNSLTGQIPNCLWHFRKLRVLNLGYNKLFKLPTSIGSLINLEALYINNNKFSGELPLSLQNCTNLLFLHLGANRFYGNLPFWIGEKLSSLYALSLTSNNFSGAVPLQLCQLVKLQILDLSINNLYGSIPACLSNITAMVQEEFSAHQIVSYSSSQRFDFSEEIVDRMMLHWQGNVREFSSNLGLVKIINLSRNNLTGKIPDELTDLHKLIALDLSMNTLNGEIPSKIGLMKELQILDLSRNNLSGGLPTEMSQMTLLNYLDVSYNNLSGRIPSSTQLQSFEPSRYTRNDGLCGPPLSKYCHGDEELDVPPLVDQTEVEGEGTDEFERWFCIGGATGFAIGFWTVCSVLLLNHRLRHAFFNYINRLEIWVYVKGSHIYRCILDNPLLSSWKS
- the LOC110901042 gene encoding receptor-like protein EIX1 isoform X2; translation: MMGYHNGKKTYQFVFFFVLSLMLSWLKTATSTPLRHQLLAATGGEGYGNYKCSDKERDALLHFKAYIHKDPRGILSTWANDEEETNDCCKWRGVTCNNQTGHVTKLYLRSGLEGKISPSLLNLSYLNDLDLSGNSFNGTIPMFIGSMTQLRYLDLGWNNFTGTIPPELGNLTNLHGLSLEFLSGCAVKNLDWLSHMSRLEYLHMSRITLSKADNWVNVILSLKKLSSLRFGGCNLSHVVHPYSFSLVNSSSSIVNLYLEVNNLNSSMYDWLLPLTSNRLEVLSIYSNKLDWISKYLGNLCSLTSLFISRNSLSVKFPDFLKNLTGCTSVTLEELVASHNQFTGPLSDDIQNFPSLQYLSFSNNKLNGTISEKVWELPNLRFLFLFSNSLKGGIFENIGKSNIMSVDLSNNSLGGVISKAHMSNMSSVEMIDLSSNNFYGPIPNVPSTVRWLDLSKNQFYGRISFLCQIVDSPLLFLDLSSNSLTGQIPNCLWHFRKLRVLNLGYNKLFKLPTSIGSLINLEALYINNNKFSGELPLSLQNCTNLLFLHLGANRFYGNLPFWIGEKLSSLYALSLTSNNFSGAVPLQLCQLVKLQILDLSINNLYGSIPACLSNITAMVQEEFSAHQIGEFHLALNSNPLSLQGTPEMMDYVDLH